One segment of Aquimarina sp. BL5 DNA contains the following:
- the mnmG gene encoding tRNA uridine-5-carboxymethylaminomethyl(34) synthesis enzyme MnmG — MFDKEYDVIVVGAGHAGSEAAASAANLGCSTLLITMNLQNIAQMSCNPAMGGIAKGQIVREIDALGGYSGIVSDRTAIQFKMLNKSKGPAMWSPRVQSDRMRFAEEWRLLLERTPNLDFYQEMVSGLIVEDGKIKGVRTSLGIAVRAKTVVLTNGTFLNGLIHIGEKQFGGGRAGERAATGITEQLVDLGFDSGRMKTGTPPRVDGRSLDYSKMVEQPGDKFPEKFSYTDLSKPLTNQRSCYMTYTSSEVHDLLREGFDRSPMFNGRIKSIGPRYCPSIEDKINRFADKDRHQMFIEPEGWNTVEVYVNGFSTSLPEDVQFKALRSVVGFEGVKFFRPGYAIEYDYFPPTQLTHTLETKLVSGLFFAGQINGTTGYEEAASQGLMAGINAALQVKEEEAFTLKRSEAYIGVLIDDLITKGTEEPYRMFTSRAEYRTLLRQDNADFRLTPMSHKIGLASDDRMKRMEEKEKKASAFVQFFKETSVTPKEANPVLEEKKSSLISQSGKMFKLFSRPQITLDDIRHFEKVAAYIEENELDKEVLEQTEIQVKYSGYIEKEKNNADKLNRLENIKIPKDFDYTKLKSLSYEACEKMTRIKPATISQASRISGVSPSDISVLLVYMGR, encoded by the coding sequence ATGTTTGATAAGGAGTATGACGTTATAGTGGTTGGAGCTGGACATGCGGGAAGTGAAGCTGCGGCGTCAGCCGCAAATTTAGGCTGTAGCACGTTGCTAATCACAATGAACCTACAAAACATTGCTCAGATGAGTTGTAATCCAGCCATGGGTGGAATTGCAAAGGGACAAATTGTAAGAGAGATTGATGCGCTTGGAGGATACAGTGGTATCGTGAGTGATAGAACAGCTATCCAGTTTAAGATGCTGAACAAGTCTAAAGGACCGGCGATGTGGAGTCCTAGAGTGCAAAGTGATAGAATGCGTTTTGCTGAGGAATGGAGATTGTTATTAGAGCGAACACCTAATTTGGATTTTTATCAAGAAATGGTGAGCGGTCTTATTGTAGAGGATGGAAAGATAAAAGGAGTACGAACTTCTCTCGGGATAGCAGTGAGAGCAAAAACCGTTGTTCTAACGAATGGAACTTTTCTCAATGGTTTAATACATATTGGTGAAAAGCAATTTGGAGGTGGGAGAGCTGGAGAAAGAGCTGCTACTGGAATCACTGAACAATTAGTAGATTTAGGTTTTGATTCAGGACGAATGAAGACTGGAACACCACCTAGGGTAGATGGAAGATCTTTGGATTATTCTAAAATGGTAGAGCAACCTGGTGATAAATTTCCAGAAAAATTTAGTTATACTGATTTGTCTAAACCACTAACGAATCAGAGATCATGTTATATGACGTATACTTCATCTGAAGTTCATGATTTGTTAAGAGAAGGTTTTGATCGTTCTCCAATGTTTAATGGAAGGATTAAAAGTATAGGACCAAGATATTGTCCATCTATAGAAGATAAGATAAATAGATTTGCCGATAAAGATAGGCACCAGATGTTTATAGAACCGGAAGGATGGAATACAGTAGAAGTTTATGTAAATGGGTTTTCAACATCGTTACCAGAGGATGTTCAATTTAAGGCTTTACGATCGGTAGTTGGTTTTGAAGGAGTGAAGTTTTTTAGACCAGGGTATGCTATAGAGTATGATTATTTTCCGCCGACTCAACTAACACACACATTAGAAACAAAATTGGTTTCAGGATTGTTTTTTGCGGGTCAGATAAATGGAACAACGGGATATGAAGAAGCGGCATCTCAAGGATTAATGGCTGGAATAAATGCTGCGTTACAGGTTAAAGAAGAGGAAGCATTTACCCTTAAAAGAAGTGAAGCATATATAGGTGTTTTAATAGATGATTTGATTACAAAAGGAACGGAAGAGCCATATCGTATGTTTACTTCTAGAGCGGAATATAGAACGTTGTTAAGACAGGATAATGCTGATTTTAGATTAACACCGATGTCTCATAAAATAGGATTAGCGTCTGATGATAGAATGAAGAGGATGGAAGAGAAAGAAAAAAAAGCCAGTGCTTTTGTTCAATTTTTCAAAGAAACAAGTGTAACGCCTAAAGAAGCGAATCCTGTTTTAGAGGAAAAGAAATCTTCACTAATTAGTCAAAGTGGTAAAATGTTTAAGTTATTTTCTCGTCCTCAGATCACATTGGATGATATTAGGCATTTTGAAAAGGTCGCGGCATATATTGAGGAAAATGAGTTGGACAAGGAAGTGCTAGAACAAACAGAAATACAAGTGAAGTATTCTGGATATATTGAAAAGGAAAAGAATAATGCGGATAAATTAAACCGTTTAGAGAATATTAAAATTCCTAAAGATTTTGACTATACGAAGCTTAAATCTCTTTCTTATGAAGCCTGTGAGAAAATGACAAGAATTAAGCCTGCAACGATTTCTCAAGCATCTAGAATAAGTGGTGTCTCACCAAGTGATATTTCTGTGCTTTTGGTTTATATGGGTAGATAA
- the ybeY gene encoding rRNA maturation RNase YbeY: MINFFYESVSIDLDEKRISSWIRNVIKSEGKKEGEISFIFCNDEYLLKINQDFLNHDTYTDIISFDNSLGNELHGDVFISHERVNENSITYGVSQQEELRRVIVHGVLHFCGFKDKSEEESAVMRQKENDKLEMFHVEHF, translated from the coding sequence ATGATTAATTTTTTTTACGAATCGGTTAGTATAGATCTTGATGAGAAACGTATTTCTTCTTGGATACGTAATGTAATAAAATCTGAGGGAAAGAAGGAAGGGGAGATAAGTTTTATCTTCTGTAATGATGAGTATTTATTAAAAATCAATCAGGATTTTTTGAATCACGACACCTATACAGATATTATTAGTTTTGATAATTCACTAGGAAATGAATTACATGGAGATGTTTTTATTTCTCACGAAAGGGTGAATGAAAATTCGATTACATATGGAGTATCTCAGCAGGAAGAATTAAGGAGAGTTATAGTTCATGGAGTGTTGCATTTTTGTGGTTTTAAAGATAAATCAGAAGAGGAAAGTGCTGTTATGAGACAAAAGGAAAATGATAAATTAGAAATGTTCCACGTGGAACATTTCTAA
- a CDS encoding DUF4175 family protein, with the protein MDNFEFIKDKLEQFIKKYYINELIKGVILFFAIGVLYFLITLLVEYFLWLNSTWRTILFWLFVAVELSLFIKFIVLPVAKLFRLASGIDYLSASKIIGSHFPDVSDKLLNLLQLSENERSSSLLLASIEQKSQQLKPIPFKLAIDFKKNIKYLKYALVPVAVFLLVSLFNKNSWFSESYKRVVNYETAYEPPAPFQFFVENNSLNALESRDFVLEVKTTGEIVPENVSINYNDEVYFLKSTGVGEFQHTFIQPKESIDFILSSNEVSSKQYTLGVVPVPVLLDFRMELDYPSYTQKKDESLESSGNAIVPEGTNIAWKVNTRNTDKVHMVSNDSIELFDRKDASFYYENSLYSDWDYQITTSNGNIKDYDNLSFNIRVVKDQYPEINLSSEKDSVDNSTMYFYGRVSDDYGLSKLRLVYYDSNEQEDKNVYDLKVNSTEFDEFVYAFPGNLALKDGVNYEFYFEVFDNDVIHNFKSTKSAVFGFRKLTNEEEEDKKLKEQNEAISGLNKSLKKFKEQEQDLKSLSKLQKEKKQLDYNDKKKLEDYLKRQKEQEKMMQNFSKKLKENLEQLDSEKKEEPFKDALKEMLERNEEKLKKNEKLLEEINKLSEKIQKEELTEKLEELAKENKNLKKNLEQLLELTKRYYVIEKHEKLAERLDDLSEKQEKLSERNDEENTKEDQDKLNKEFEKFQKEMEELREDNKDLKKPMNLDQDKKDEEDIKKEQENASDNLEKNKKSDAKKNQKSAAQKMKEMSKGMQMQMEMGGGEQQQEDMEMLRQILDNLVDFSMEQEELMKGFKGINNDNPTYSTKLKKQSILRENFIHIDDSLYALALRTPTISDEVTGKLTDIEFNIDKSLERLAENQTIQGTANQQYAVTASNDLAYFLSLALDQMQNSMSASGKGKSGSESRGFQLPDIIKKQDELNEKMEEGTKKGKGKKKGEKEGESGGEGSGEKGENGKEGKKGKGKNGKGENGEGEDGDGKDGNKKGKNGKNKDGESEMQKEDMNGELYEIYKQQQQLRNALQDKLKKQGIGNRKGSDLLRRMEQVEGELLEKGFNNETLSKMLELKHELLKLDDATFEQGEEERRESKSNNKQFDNDNSQQILKAKQYFNTTEILNRQVLPLRQNYKRKVQEYFKKDND; encoded by the coding sequence ATGGATAACTTCGAGTTCATAAAAGATAAATTAGAACAATTTATTAAAAAATATTACATAAATGAGTTGATAAAAGGTGTGATACTTTTTTTCGCTATCGGTGTTTTATATTTTTTAATCACGCTATTAGTAGAATACTTTTTATGGTTGAATAGTACTTGGAGAACTATATTGTTCTGGCTCTTTGTAGCGGTCGAACTATCTTTGTTTATAAAATTTATTGTGTTACCTGTTGCGAAATTGTTTAGACTTGCCAGCGGTATTGACTATTTAAGTGCATCTAAAATAATTGGTAGTCATTTTCCTGATGTAAGTGATAAATTGTTGAATCTTTTGCAACTTAGTGAAAATGAGAGATCATCTTCTTTGCTTTTGGCTAGTATAGAACAAAAGTCGCAGCAATTAAAGCCAATACCGTTTAAGTTGGCGATAGATTTTAAGAAAAATATTAAATATCTTAAATACGCACTGGTTCCAGTTGCTGTTTTTTTACTAGTAAGTTTGTTTAATAAAAACAGTTGGTTTTCAGAAAGTTATAAAAGAGTTGTAAACTACGAGACGGCATATGAACCGCCTGCACCTTTTCAGTTTTTTGTGGAGAATAACAGTCTTAATGCTTTAGAAAGTAGAGATTTTGTATTAGAAGTAAAAACCACAGGTGAAATCGTTCCCGAAAACGTAAGTATTAATTATAATGACGAAGTTTATTTTCTAAAAAGTACTGGCGTTGGAGAGTTTCAACATACGTTTATTCAACCAAAGGAATCTATTGATTTTATATTGTCATCTAATGAGGTTAGTTCAAAACAGTACACCTTGGGTGTAGTGCCCGTTCCTGTTTTATTAGATTTTAGAATGGAGTTGGATTATCCAAGTTATACACAAAAAAAGGATGAATCTTTAGAAAGTTCTGGTAACGCTATTGTACCAGAAGGAACTAATATAGCTTGGAAAGTAAACACTAGAAACACGGATAAAGTACATATGGTATCAAATGATTCTATTGAGTTATTTGATAGAAAGGATGCTAGTTTTTATTATGAAAATAGTTTGTACTCCGATTGGGATTATCAGATTACGACTTCTAATGGAAATATAAAAGATTATGATAATTTGTCTTTTAATATTAGGGTAGTAAAGGATCAATATCCGGAAATTAATTTAAGTTCAGAAAAGGATTCGGTAGATAATAGTACGATGTATTTTTATGGTAGAGTAAGCGATGATTACGGATTGAGTAAGTTGCGTTTGGTTTATTATGATAGTAATGAACAAGAGGATAAGAATGTTTATGATTTAAAAGTAAATTCTACTGAGTTTGATGAGTTTGTTTATGCATTTCCTGGAAACCTTGCGCTGAAGGATGGTGTTAATTATGAGTTTTATTTTGAGGTTTTTGACAACGATGTAATTCATAATTTCAAAAGCACAAAGAGTGCGGTTTTTGGTTTTAGAAAGTTAACGAATGAAGAAGAAGAGGATAAAAAACTAAAGGAACAGAACGAGGCTATATCTGGTTTAAATAAATCATTGAAGAAGTTTAAAGAGCAGGAGCAGGATTTAAAAAGTCTAAGTAAGTTACAAAAAGAGAAAAAGCAGTTAGATTATAATGACAAGAAAAAACTTGAGGATTATTTAAAGCGCCAGAAGGAACAAGAAAAAATGATGCAGAATTTTTCAAAGAAGCTTAAGGAAAATTTGGAGCAATTAGATAGCGAAAAAAAGGAAGAGCCGTTCAAGGATGCACTAAAGGAGATGTTAGAAAGAAATGAAGAAAAGTTGAAGAAGAACGAAAAACTTTTAGAGGAAATAAATAAGTTATCAGAGAAAATTCAAAAGGAAGAATTGACTGAGAAGCTAGAGGAGTTGGCTAAGGAAAATAAAAATCTAAAGAAGAATTTAGAACAATTATTGGAGTTAACAAAAAGGTATTATGTAATCGAAAAGCATGAGAAACTAGCGGAAAGGTTAGACGATTTATCAGAAAAACAGGAGAAGTTATCAGAAAGAAATGATGAGGAAAACACAAAAGAAGATCAAGATAAATTAAATAAAGAGTTTGAAAAATTCCAAAAGGAAATGGAAGAGCTTAGAGAGGACAATAAAGATCTAAAGAAACCAATGAATTTAGATCAGGATAAAAAGGACGAAGAAGATATTAAAAAAGAACAGGAAAATGCAAGTGATAATTTAGAGAAAAATAAAAAGTCTGATGCCAAAAAGAATCAAAAAAGTGCTGCTCAAAAAATGAAGGAAATGAGCAAAGGTATGCAGATGCAAATGGAGATGGGAGGAGGAGAACAACAACAGGAGGATATGGAAATGCTAAGACAGATTCTAGATAATCTGGTAGATTTTTCAATGGAGCAAGAGGAACTTATGAAAGGTTTTAAAGGGATTAATAATGATAATCCTACATATTCTACTAAACTGAAAAAACAGAGTATACTCAGGGAAAACTTCATACATATTGATGATAGCCTATATGCATTAGCGTTGCGAACACCGACAATTTCTGACGAGGTTACCGGTAAATTAACAGATATAGAATTTAATATAGATAAGTCGCTAGAACGTTTAGCAGAAAATCAGACGATTCAAGGAACAGCAAACCAACAATATGCTGTTACGGCTTCTAATGATTTAGCGTATTTTCTGAGTTTAGCTTTGGATCAGATGCAGAATAGTATGTCTGCTTCTGGTAAAGGTAAAAGCGGAAGTGAATCTAGAGGTTTTCAATTGCCTGATATTATTAAAAAGCAGGACGAGTTAAACGAGAAAATGGAAGAAGGAACGAAGAAAGGAAAGGGTAAGAAAAAAGGAGAAAAGGAAGGCGAATCTGGAGGAGAAGGTTCTGGAGAGAAAGGGGAAAATGGAAAGGAAGGAAAGAAAGGAAAAGGGAAGAACGGAAAAGGTGAAAATGGCGAGGGAGAAGATGGTGACGGAAAGGATGGTAATAAAAAGGGGAAGAACGGAAAGAATAAGGATGGGGAATCCGAGATGCAGAAGGAAGACATGAATGGAGAGTTATATGAGATTTATAAGCAACAACAACAACTTAGAAATGCATTACAGGATAAATTAAAAAAACAAGGTATTGGTAATCGAAAGGGTAGTGATCTTCTAAGAAGAATGGAGCAGGTTGAAGGTGAGTTATTAGAAAAAGGTTTTAATAATGAAACATTAAGTAAGATGTTGGAGTTAAAGCATGAATTATTAAAATTAGACGATGCAACTTTTGAGCAAGGAGAAGAAGAACGAAGAGAAAGCAAAAGTAATAATAAGCAATTTGATAATGATAATAGTCAGCAAATACTAAAGGCAAAACAATATTTTAATACTACTGAAATATTAAACAGACAAGTATTACCTTTGCGGCAAAATTATAAACGTAAGGTTCAGGAGTATTTTAAGAAAGATAATGATTAA
- a CDS encoding alkane 1-monooxygenase: MKDLKYISAYSIPVVALLSIWLQGVYTYLTPIYVFGFIPIIELFTPSSEENLDDDTRLSKSKRKLFDWLLYINLPIIYSILFYALYTISSFTLETHEIVGIIISTGIVLGANGINVGHELGHRFSKERFIAKALLLPSLYMHFYVEHNFGHHLKAATNEDPATARYNQPLYFFWFSSVVGQYISAWKIQTNLLRQNNQSFISVKNDMLWYLVITSVYLGIIFSIFSITGMLIAVSCGVVGFLLLETINYIEHYGLLRKKNKSGRYERVREIHSWNSNHLLGRILLFELTRHSDHHYRASKKYQILDHHQKSPQLPFGYPTSMVLSMFPPLWFLLMNKRVPKEMKP; the protein is encoded by the coding sequence ATGAAAGATTTAAAATATATCTCAGCATATTCAATTCCCGTAGTTGCTTTACTAAGTATATGGTTACAAGGTGTATATACATATTTAACTCCTATTTATGTTTTCGGTTTTATTCCTATTATTGAGTTATTTACTCCTTCTTCCGAAGAAAATCTGGACGACGACACACGTTTGTCTAAATCCAAAAGAAAGCTGTTTGATTGGCTCCTTTACATAAACCTTCCTATTATTTATAGCATACTATTTTATGCACTATATACCATATCGTCCTTTACCTTAGAAACTCATGAAATCGTAGGCATCATAATATCTACTGGTATCGTTCTTGGGGCTAATGGAATTAATGTGGGTCATGAATTAGGTCATCGTTTTTCTAAAGAACGATTTATTGCAAAGGCATTACTTCTACCCTCCTTGTATATGCATTTTTACGTGGAACATAATTTCGGTCATCATCTAAAAGCTGCTACCAATGAAGACCCTGCAACTGCCCGTTATAATCAACCTCTTTATTTTTTCTGGTTTAGCTCCGTTGTTGGACAGTACATAAGTGCCTGGAAAATTCAGACCAACTTATTAAGACAAAACAACCAATCCTTTATATCTGTAAAAAATGACATGTTGTGGTACCTTGTTATTACATCCGTTTATCTAGGTATTATCTTTTCCATTTTTAGTATTACAGGAATGCTAATTGCAGTATCCTGTGGAGTTGTTGGTTTCTTATTACTAGAAACGATTAATTACATCGAGCATTATGGATTATTGAGAAAGAAAAACAAATCTGGTAGATATGAACGCGTTCGTGAAATCCATTCCTGGAATTCTAACCATTTATTAGGACGTATTCTACTTTTCGAACTTACCAGACATAGTGATCATCATTATAGGGCTTCTAAAAAATATCAGATTCTCGATCATCATCAAAAAAGCCCTCAGCTCCCATTTGGTTATCCTACCTCTATGGTCTTATCTATGTTTCCACCTCTTTGGTTTCTATTAATGAATAAAAGAGTACCAAAAGAAATGAAACCGTAA
- the gltX gene encoding glutamate--tRNA ligase, whose translation MTKNIRVRFAPSPTGPLHIGGVRTALFNYLFTKKNKGTFVLRIEDTDQNRYVPGAEDYIIEALNWCNIPFDEGPGKDGGFGPYRQSERKHLYKQYADQLIENGHAYYAFDTSEELDVHRKDHEAQGKTFIYNWHNRTKLNNSLSISDDEVRQKVNSGDPYVIRFKCPQDETLHLIDEVRGDIKIDTNVLDDKILFKSDGMPTYHLANIVDDHLMEITHVIRGEEWLPSLALHVLLYKSLGWTAPSFSHLPLILKPVGKGKLSKRDGDKMGFPVFPLQWKDPKTNEIASGYREDGYLPEAVINMLAFLGWNPGTEQELFSLTELINEFDLARVNKAGAKFDPEKTKWFQQQHFQQANVSVHVEQLKQILSDKNISASFDLTEVVNLVKERAVFSKDLWDLSMFLFVAPTEYDQKATKKAWKEDTPTLMQELIKIIDDITEFTSENVSTIVKDWIKSKEIGFGKIMMPLRIALVGSLQGPDIFEIIEIIGKEQTINRIESIIKKL comes from the coding sequence ATGACAAAAAATATAAGGGTAAGATTTGCCCCAAGTCCAACAGGACCTTTACATATAGGTGGTGTAAGAACTGCCCTATTCAATTACTTATTTACAAAAAAAAATAAAGGAACCTTTGTTCTTAGAATTGAAGATACTGATCAAAACAGATACGTTCCCGGAGCCGAAGATTATATTATAGAAGCATTGAATTGGTGTAATATTCCATTCGATGAAGGACCAGGGAAAGATGGAGGTTTTGGACCCTATCGTCAGAGTGAAAGAAAACATTTATATAAACAATACGCTGATCAACTAATAGAAAATGGTCATGCTTATTACGCTTTTGATACCTCTGAAGAACTTGATGTTCACAGAAAAGATCATGAAGCTCAAGGAAAGACATTTATATATAACTGGCATAATAGAACAAAATTAAATAACTCATTATCCATTTCCGATGATGAAGTACGACAAAAAGTTAATTCCGGTGATCCATATGTAATTCGTTTTAAATGTCCTCAAGATGAAACGTTGCATCTCATTGATGAAGTAAGAGGAGACATAAAAATAGACACCAATGTATTAGATGATAAAATCCTATTTAAAAGTGATGGCATGCCTACCTATCACTTGGCTAATATTGTAGATGATCATTTAATGGAAATTACTCACGTGATTCGTGGAGAAGAATGGTTACCTTCATTAGCATTACATGTTTTACTTTATAAATCATTAGGATGGACAGCACCTAGCTTCTCTCATTTACCATTAATATTAAAACCTGTTGGTAAAGGAAAATTAAGCAAACGAGATGGTGACAAAATGGGATTTCCTGTTTTTCCATTACAATGGAAAGATCCAAAAACTAATGAAATTGCATCAGGATATCGTGAAGATGGATACCTTCCTGAAGCGGTTATTAATATGCTTGCTTTTCTAGGCTGGAACCCCGGAACCGAGCAGGAACTCTTCTCGTTAACAGAATTAATTAACGAGTTTGATCTAGCAAGAGTTAATAAAGCCGGTGCCAAATTTGATCCAGAAAAAACGAAGTGGTTCCAGCAACAACATTTTCAACAAGCAAATGTTAGCGTACACGTGGAACAATTAAAACAAATACTGTCTGATAAGAATATTTCTGCATCATTTGATCTTACTGAAGTTGTTAATTTAGTTAAAGAAAGAGCTGTTTTTTCCAAAGACCTTTGGGATCTTAGTATGTTTCTTTTTGTAGCTCCTACTGAATATGATCAGAAAGCAACCAAGAAAGCCTGGAAAGAGGACACTCCTACTCTTATGCAAGAGTTAATCAAAATTATTGATGATATAACAGAATTTACTTCCGAAAACGTTTCTACTATCGTAAAGGATTGGATTAAATCAAAAGAAATTGGATTCGGAAAAATTATGATGCCTCTTCGTATTGCTTTAGTAGGATCACTTCAGGGTCCTGATATTTTTGAAATTATCGAAATTATTGGGAAAGAACAAACTATTAATAGGATTGAATCCATTATAAAAAAACTATAA
- a CDS encoding SPFH domain-containing protein codes for MGLYFIPIIILGFLILVSGIFTVKQQTSAIVERFGKFLSIRNSGLHFKIPVFDRIAGRINLKIQQLDVLVETKTKDDVFVRLKISVQFQVIKEKVYDAFYKLENPHDQITSYVFDVVRAEVPKMKLDDVFERKDDIAIAVKQELNEAMVNYGYDIIKTLVTDIDPDLQVKEAMNRINAAEREKVAAEYEAEAERIKIVAKARAEAESKRLQGQGIADQRREIARGLEESVDVLNNVGINSQEASALIVVTQHYDTLQSIGEETNSNLILLPNSPQAGSDMLNNMIASFTASNQIGEEMKKQNAKKGLGGKKPDA; via the coding sequence ATGGGACTATATTTCATACCGATTATAATACTAGGATTTTTAATTCTAGTATCCGGAATATTTACTGTAAAACAACAGACTTCTGCAATCGTGGAACGTTTTGGCAAATTCTTAAGTATAAGAAATTCTGGATTACATTTTAAAATACCTGTCTTTGATCGTATTGCAGGTAGAATCAATCTTAAAATACAACAATTAGATGTCCTTGTGGAGACAAAAACTAAAGATGATGTATTTGTTCGTTTAAAAATTTCCGTACAATTTCAAGTAATTAAGGAAAAAGTATACGATGCCTTTTATAAATTAGAAAATCCACATGATCAAATTACATCATACGTATTTGATGTAGTACGTGCGGAGGTTCCTAAAATGAAACTGGATGATGTTTTCGAAAGAAAAGATGATATCGCAATTGCTGTAAAACAAGAGCTTAACGAAGCCATGGTCAATTATGGTTATGATATTATTAAAACATTAGTAACTGATATTGATCCTGATCTTCAGGTAAAAGAAGCTATGAACAGAATTAACGCAGCAGAAAGAGAAAAAGTTGCTGCAGAATACGAAGCAGAAGCAGAACGTATTAAAATTGTAGCAAAAGCTCGTGCAGAGGCTGAAAGTAAAAGATTACAGGGTCAAGGTATTGCAGATCAAAGAAGAGAAATCGCTAGAGGTCTGGAAGAAAGTGTTGATGTCCTAAATAACGTGGGGATCAATTCTCAAGAAGCTTCTGCCCTCATCGTGGTAACCCAACATTATGACACTTTACAATCCATTGGTGAAGAAACCAATAGTAATTTAATACTATTACCTAACTCTCCGCAAGCTGGTAGTGATATGTTAAATAATATGATCGCCTCATTTACTGCTTCAAATCAAATAGGAGAAGAAATGAAAAAACAAAATGCTAAAAAAGGTCTTGGTGGAAAGAAACCAGATGCATAG
- a CDS encoding phosphoethanolamine transferase, which yields MKFKEHRKVIYFHLVLNVIFALFITCSSYYHIPLKGGKDVLVYLIHLCIIQSTFAGILYIISLFKVLFKVVFSLLFLVLGFLSFWVYSIDISVSSALIHASLTTKSYIAKDLISIQLICFILVLIGVLFLVFKYYDQLEKRRGFLVFLPISVGLFCLFFWMDQVRLKSFSTKLPYSFFYSVVSYWEEEELPLKSIKKTDDIKEEDLKVVLVLGESVRADHLQLNGYSRETTPKLSNRENIVSFDKVYTNKTNTALSLPRILTDEGIYSVSQDSIISLFDMINSKNIPTKWIGNQLLESSYKSIVETNNEVVIVDEFKSFWSFNKKQDLSLIPQFEEKISEHNNGLFTLHMIGSHWWYEDKYTDEFRKFIPVVDSKYIPSMTSDQMINSYDNTILYLDNFLDTIIKILEGQDQPILMIYISDHGEALGEDGKWLHSHFKSLTNPGMIVWYSDLFKKKYLKKVNTLIERKEESITTDVIYHSILDIFNSNKYDVQQSIFDCKE from the coding sequence ATGAAATTTAAAGAGCATAGAAAAGTGATTTATTTTCACTTGGTATTAAACGTAATTTTTGCTCTTTTTATTACATGTTCATCGTATTATCACATTCCTCTTAAGGGAGGAAAAGATGTTTTGGTTTATCTTATTCATTTGTGTATCATTCAATCCACATTTGCTGGGATATTATATATCATTTCATTGTTTAAAGTACTCTTTAAAGTAGTTTTTTCTTTATTATTTTTAGTACTAGGGTTTCTTTCGTTTTGGGTGTACAGTATAGATATTTCGGTTTCTTCTGCCTTAATACATGCATCATTAACAACGAAATCATACATTGCAAAAGATCTTATTAGTATACAATTAATTTGCTTCATACTTGTTTTGATCGGAGTTTTGTTTTTAGTTTTTAAGTATTACGATCAACTAGAAAAAAGACGGGGTTTCCTAGTTTTTCTTCCAATTAGTGTAGGACTGTTTTGTTTGTTTTTCTGGATGGATCAGGTAAGACTTAAAAGCTTTAGTACCAAACTTCCGTATTCATTTTTTTATAGCGTAGTGTCATATTGGGAAGAAGAAGAATTACCATTAAAAAGTATTAAAAAGACGGATGATATAAAAGAGGAAGATCTTAAAGTAGTTTTGGTTTTAGGAGAATCAGTAAGAGCGGATCATTTACAATTAAATGGATATTCGAGAGAAACAACACCAAAGCTATCTAATAGGGAGAATATTGTAAGTTTTGATAAGGTATATACTAATAAAACAAACACAGCACTAAGCTTACCACGAATATTAACAGATGAAGGTATTTATAGTGTTTCTCAGGACTCAATAATATCACTTTTTGATATGATAAACTCCAAAAATATTCCAACAAAATGGATTGGAAATCAACTTTTAGAAAGTTCATATAAATCTATTGTAGAGACGAATAATGAAGTGGTTATTGTTGATGAATTTAAATCATTTTGGAGTTTTAACAAGAAACAAGATCTTAGTTTAATTCCTCAATTTGAAGAGAAAATTTCTGAACATAATAACGGCTTGTTTACATTGCATATGATAGGAAGTCATTGGTGGTATGAGGATAAGTATACTGATGAATTCAGAAAATTCATACCAGTAGTAGACAGTAAATATATTCCTTCAATGACAAGTGATCAAATGATCAATTCATATGACAATACTATTTTGTATTTAGATAACTTTTTAGATACGATAATAAAGATTTTAGAGGGTCAAGATCAACCTATTCTAATGATATATATATCTGATCATGGTGAAGCACTTGGTGAGGATGGAAAATGGTTACATTCTCACTTTAAGAGTCTTACAAATCCAGGAATGATAGTATGGTATTCGGATTTATTCAAAAAGAAATATCTAAAAAAAGTAAATACACTAATAGAAAGAAAAGAAGAAAGCATCACTACAGATGTTATTTACCATTCAATTTTAGATATTTTCAATAGTAATAAATATGACGTGCAACAATCTATTTTTGATTGTAAAGAATAA